In one window of Cynocephalus volans isolate mCynVol1 chromosome 6, mCynVol1.pri, whole genome shotgun sequence DNA:
- the LOC134380387 gene encoding small ribosomal subunit protein eS4-like, with translation MLDKLTGVFAPRPSTGPHKLRECLPLIIFLRNRLKYALTGDEVKKICMQRFIKIDGKVRTDITYPAGFMDVISIDKTGENFSLIYDTKGRFAVHRITPEEAKYKLCKVRKIFVGTKGIPHLVTHDARTIHYPDPLIKVNDTIQIDLETGKITDFIKFDTGNLCMVTGGANLGRIGVITNRERHPGSFDVVHVKDANGNSFATWLSNIFVIGKGNKPWISLP, from the coding sequence ATGCTGGATAAACTGACAGGTGTGTTTGCTCCTCGTCCATCCACCGGTCCCCACAAGCTGAGAGAATGTCTCCCTCTCATCATTTTCCTAAGGAACAGACTTAAGTATGCCCTGACAGGAGATGAAGTAAAGAAGATTTGTATGCAGCGGTTCATTAAGATTGATGGCAAGGTCCGAACTGATATAACCTACCCTGCTGGTTTTATGGATGTCATCAGCATTGATAAGACTGGAGAGAATTTCAGTCTGATCTATGACACCAAGGGTCGTTTTGCTGTGCATCGTATTACACCTGAGGAGGCCAAGTACAAGTTGTGCAAAGTGAGAAAGATATTTGTGGGGACAAAAGGAATCCCTCACCTGGTGACCCATGATGCTCGTACCATCCACTACCCTGATCCCCTCATCAAAGTGAATGACACCATTCAGATTGATTTAGAGACTGGCAAGATCACAGATTTCATCAAGTTTGACACTGGTAACCTGTGTATGGTGACCGGGGGTGCTAACCTGGGAAGAATTGGTGTGATTACCAACAGAGAGAGACATCCTGGCTCTTTTGATGTGGTTCATGTGAAAGATGCCAATGGCAACAGCTTTGCCACCTGGCTCTCCAACATTTTTGTTATTGGCAAAGGCAACAAACCATGGATTTCTCTTCCCTGA